The Apodemus sylvaticus chromosome 17, mApoSyl1.1, whole genome shotgun sequence genome contains a region encoding:
- the Pfkm gene encoding ATP-dependent 6-phosphofructokinase, muscle type isoform X3, translating to MTHEEHHAARTLGVGKAIAVLTSGGDAQGMNAAVRAVVRVGIFTGARVFFVHEGYQGLVDGGEHIREATWESVSMMLQLGGTVIGSARCKDFREREGRLRAAHNLVKRGITNLCVIGGDGSLTGADTFRSEWSDLLNDLQKDGKITAEEATKSSYLNIVGLVGSIDNDFCGTDMTIGTDSALHRIVEIVDAITTTAQSHQRTFVLEVMGRHCGYLALVTSLSCGADWVFIPECPPDDDWEEHLCRRLSETRTRGSRLNIIIVAEGAIDKNGKPITSEDIKNLVVKRLGYDTRVTVLGHVQRGGTPSAFDRILGSRMGVEAVMALLEGTPDTPACVVSLSGNQAVRLPLMECVQVTKDVTKAMDEKRFDEAIKLRGRSFMNNWEVYKLLAHVRPPVSKGGLHTVAVMNVGAPAAGMNAAVRSTVRIGLIQGNRVLVVHDGFEGLAKGQIEEAGWSYVGGWTGQGGSKLGTKRTLPKKSLEQISANITKFNIQGLVIIGGFEAYTGGLELMEGRKQYDELCIPFVVIPATVSNNVPGSDFSIGADTALNTICTTCDRIKQSAAGTKRRVFIIETMGGYCGYLATMAGLAAGADAAYIFEEPFTIRDLQVNVEHLVQKMKTTVKRGLVLRNEKCNENYTTDFIFNLYSEEGKGIFDSRKNVLGHMQQGGSPTPFDRNFATKMGAKAMNWMSGKIKESYRNGRIFANTPDSGCVLGMRKRALVFQPVTELKDQTDFEHRIPKEQWWLKLRPILKILAKYEIDLDTSDHAHLEHISRKRSGEAAV from the exons ATGACCCATGAAGAGCACCATGCAGCCAGAACCCTGGGGGTTGGCAAGGCCATCGCCGTGTTGACCTCTGGTGGAGATGCCCAAG GTATGAATGCTGCCGTTAGGGCTGTAGTCCGAGTTGGCATCTTCACGGGCGCCCGCGTCTTCTTTGTCCATGAG GGTTACCAAGGCCTGGTGGACGGTGGTGAGCACATCAGGGAGGCCACCTGGGAGAGCGTGTCCATGATGCTTCAGCTG GGAGGCACAGTGATCGGAAGTGCCCGATGCAAGGACTTCCGGGAGCGAGAAGGACGACTCCGAGCCGCCCACAACCTGGTGAAGCGAGGGATCACCAATCTGTGTGTCATCGGAGGCGATGGCAGCCTCACTGGGGCTGACACTTTCCGTTCAGAGTGGAGCGACTTGTTGAATGACCTCCAGAAAGATG GGAAGATCACAGCAGAGGAGGCTACAAAGTCCAGCTACCTGAACATCGTGGGCCTCGTCGGCTCCATCGACAATGACTTCTGCGGCACCGACATGACCATTGGTACTGACTCTGCCCTGCACAGGATTGTGGAGATTGTAGACGCcatcaccaccactgctcagAG CCACCAGAGGACATTTGTGTTAGAAGTGATGGGCCGCCACTGTGG ATACCTGGCCCTtgtcacttccctgtcctgtggGGCCGACTGGGTTTTCATTCCTGAGTGTCCACCAGATGATGACTGGGAAGAACACCTTTGTCGCCGGCTCAGTGAG ACAAGAACCCGTGGTTCTCGTCTCAACATCATCATTGTTGCTGAAGGTGCAATCGACAAGAACGGAAAGCCAATCACCTCAGAAGACATCAAGAAC ctAGTGGTAAAGCGTCTTGGATATGACACCAGGGTCACTGTTTTGGGACATGTACAGCGGGGTGGGACACCATCAGCCTTTGACCGGATCCTG GGCAGCAGGATGGGTGTGGAAGCAGTGATGGCACTTTTGGAGGGGACCCCAGACACCCCAGCCTGTGTGGTGAGCCTCTCTGGTAACCAGGCAGTGCGCTTGCCCCTCATGGAGTGTGTCCAGGTG ACCAAAGACGTGACCAAGGCTATGGATGAGAAGAGATTTGATGAAGCCATTAAGCTGAGAGGCCG GAGCTTCATGAACAACTGGGAGGTGTACAAGCTTCTAGCTCATGTCAGACCCCCAGTCTCTAAG GGTGGCTTGCACACAGTGGCTGTGATGAATGTGGGGGCCCCAGCTGCTGGCATGAATGCTGCGGTCCGCTCTACTGTGAGGATTGGCCTTATCCAGGGCAACAGAGTGCTGGTCGTCCACGATGGCTTTGAGGGGCTGGCCAAAGGTCAG ATTGAGGAGGCTGGCTGGAGCTATGTTGGAGGCTGGACTGGTCAAGGTGGTTCCAAACTTGGTACTAAAAG GACTCTCCCCAAGAAGAGCCTGGAACAGATCAGTGCCAACATAACTAAGTTTAACATCCAGGGCCTTGTCATCATTGGGGGCTTTGAG GCTTACACAGGGGGCTTGGAGTTGATGGAGGGCAGGAAGCAGTATGATGAGCTCTGTATCCCGTTTGTGGTCATCCCGGCTACGGTTTCCAATAATGTCCCTGGCTCAGACTTCAGCATTGGGGCTGACACAGCACTGAACACCATCTGCACG ACTTGTGACCGGATTAAGCAGTCTGCAGCAGGCACCAAGCGTCGAGTGTTTATCATTGAGACTATGGGTGGCTACTGTGGTTATCTGGCCACCATGGCCGGACTGGCGGCTGGGGCTGATGCTGCCTACATTTTTGAGGAGCCCTTCACCATTCGAGATCTCCAG GTGAACGTTGAACATCTGGTACAGAAGATGAAAACAACTGTGAAGAGAGGCCTGGTACTGAG GAATGAGAAATGCAATGAGAACTACACTACTGACTTCATTTTCAACCTGTACTCTGAGGAGGGGAAGGGCATCTTTGACAGCAGGAAGAATGTGCTTGGCCACATGCAGCAG GGTGGAAGCCCAACTCCCTTTGACAGGAATTTTGCCACTAAGATGGGTGCTAAGGCTATGAATTGGATGTCTGGGAAAATCAAAGAGAGTTACCGTAATG GACGGATCTTTGCCAACACTCCGGACTCAGGTTGCGTTCTGGGGATGCGTAAGAGGGCCCTAGTCTTTCAGCCAGTGACTGAGCTGAAGGACCAGACAGATTTTGA GCACCGAATCCCCAAAGAACAGTGGTGGCTGAAGCTGAGGCCAATCCTCAAAATCCTAGCCAAGTACGAGATTGATCTGGACACCTCTGACCACGCCCACCTGGAGCACATTTCAAGGAAGCGGTCTGGAGAAGCTGCTGTCTAG
- the Pfkm gene encoding ATP-dependent 6-phosphofructokinase, muscle type isoform X2 translates to MIIPKLQPKTDFLKGLGSMDDPNTVGHIPILEIEWIMTHEEHHAARTLGVGKAIAVLTSGGDAQGMNAAVRAVVRVGIFTGARVFFVHEGYQGLVDGGEHIREATWESVSMMLQLGGTVIGSARCKDFREREGRLRAAHNLVKRGITNLCVIGGDGSLTGADTFRSEWSDLLNDLQKDGKITAEEATKSSYLNIVGLVGSIDNDFCGTDMTIGTDSALHRIVEIVDAITTTAQSHQRTFVLEVMGRHCGYLALVTSLSCGADWVFIPECPPDDDWEEHLCRRLSETRTRGSRLNIIIVAEGAIDKNGKPITSEDIKNLVVKRLGYDTRVTVLGHVQRGGTPSAFDRILGSRMGVEAVMALLEGTPDTPACVVSLSGNQAVRLPLMECVQVTKDVTKAMDEKRFDEAIKLRGRSFMNNWEVYKLLAHVRPPVSKGGLHTVAVMNVGAPAAGMNAAVRSTVRIGLIQGNRVLVVHDGFEGLAKGQIEEAGWSYVGGWTGQGGSKLGTKRTLPKKSLEQISANITKFNIQGLVIIGGFEAYTGGLELMEGRKQYDELCIPFVVIPATVSNNVPGSDFSIGADTALNTICTTCDRIKQSAAGTKRRVFIIETMGGYCGYLATMAGLAAGADAAYIFEEPFTIRDLQVNVEHLVQKMKTTVKRGLVLRNEKCNENYTTDFIFNLYSEEGKGIFDSRKNVLGHMQQGGSPTPFDRNFATKMGAKAMNWMSGKIKESYRNGRIFANTPDSGCVLGMRKRALVFQPVTELKDQTDFEHRIPKEQWWLKLRPILKILAKYEIDLDTSDHAHLEHISRKRSGEAAV, encoded by the exons AGTGGATCATGACCCATGAAGAGCACCATGCAGCCAGAACCCTGGGGGTTGGCAAGGCCATCGCCGTGTTGACCTCTGGTGGAGATGCCCAAG GTATGAATGCTGCCGTTAGGGCTGTAGTCCGAGTTGGCATCTTCACGGGCGCCCGCGTCTTCTTTGTCCATGAG GGTTACCAAGGCCTGGTGGACGGTGGTGAGCACATCAGGGAGGCCACCTGGGAGAGCGTGTCCATGATGCTTCAGCTG GGAGGCACAGTGATCGGAAGTGCCCGATGCAAGGACTTCCGGGAGCGAGAAGGACGACTCCGAGCCGCCCACAACCTGGTGAAGCGAGGGATCACCAATCTGTGTGTCATCGGAGGCGATGGCAGCCTCACTGGGGCTGACACTTTCCGTTCAGAGTGGAGCGACTTGTTGAATGACCTCCAGAAAGATG GGAAGATCACAGCAGAGGAGGCTACAAAGTCCAGCTACCTGAACATCGTGGGCCTCGTCGGCTCCATCGACAATGACTTCTGCGGCACCGACATGACCATTGGTACTGACTCTGCCCTGCACAGGATTGTGGAGATTGTAGACGCcatcaccaccactgctcagAG CCACCAGAGGACATTTGTGTTAGAAGTGATGGGCCGCCACTGTGG ATACCTGGCCCTtgtcacttccctgtcctgtggGGCCGACTGGGTTTTCATTCCTGAGTGTCCACCAGATGATGACTGGGAAGAACACCTTTGTCGCCGGCTCAGTGAG ACAAGAACCCGTGGTTCTCGTCTCAACATCATCATTGTTGCTGAAGGTGCAATCGACAAGAACGGAAAGCCAATCACCTCAGAAGACATCAAGAAC ctAGTGGTAAAGCGTCTTGGATATGACACCAGGGTCACTGTTTTGGGACATGTACAGCGGGGTGGGACACCATCAGCCTTTGACCGGATCCTG GGCAGCAGGATGGGTGTGGAAGCAGTGATGGCACTTTTGGAGGGGACCCCAGACACCCCAGCCTGTGTGGTGAGCCTCTCTGGTAACCAGGCAGTGCGCTTGCCCCTCATGGAGTGTGTCCAGGTG ACCAAAGACGTGACCAAGGCTATGGATGAGAAGAGATTTGATGAAGCCATTAAGCTGAGAGGCCG GAGCTTCATGAACAACTGGGAGGTGTACAAGCTTCTAGCTCATGTCAGACCCCCAGTCTCTAAG GGTGGCTTGCACACAGTGGCTGTGATGAATGTGGGGGCCCCAGCTGCTGGCATGAATGCTGCGGTCCGCTCTACTGTGAGGATTGGCCTTATCCAGGGCAACAGAGTGCTGGTCGTCCACGATGGCTTTGAGGGGCTGGCCAAAGGTCAG ATTGAGGAGGCTGGCTGGAGCTATGTTGGAGGCTGGACTGGTCAAGGTGGTTCCAAACTTGGTACTAAAAG GACTCTCCCCAAGAAGAGCCTGGAACAGATCAGTGCCAACATAACTAAGTTTAACATCCAGGGCCTTGTCATCATTGGGGGCTTTGAG GCTTACACAGGGGGCTTGGAGTTGATGGAGGGCAGGAAGCAGTATGATGAGCTCTGTATCCCGTTTGTGGTCATCCCGGCTACGGTTTCCAATAATGTCCCTGGCTCAGACTTCAGCATTGGGGCTGACACAGCACTGAACACCATCTGCACG ACTTGTGACCGGATTAAGCAGTCTGCAGCAGGCACCAAGCGTCGAGTGTTTATCATTGAGACTATGGGTGGCTACTGTGGTTATCTGGCCACCATGGCCGGACTGGCGGCTGGGGCTGATGCTGCCTACATTTTTGAGGAGCCCTTCACCATTCGAGATCTCCAG GTGAACGTTGAACATCTGGTACAGAAGATGAAAACAACTGTGAAGAGAGGCCTGGTACTGAG GAATGAGAAATGCAATGAGAACTACACTACTGACTTCATTTTCAACCTGTACTCTGAGGAGGGGAAGGGCATCTTTGACAGCAGGAAGAATGTGCTTGGCCACATGCAGCAG GGTGGAAGCCCAACTCCCTTTGACAGGAATTTTGCCACTAAGATGGGTGCTAAGGCTATGAATTGGATGTCTGGGAAAATCAAAGAGAGTTACCGTAATG GACGGATCTTTGCCAACACTCCGGACTCAGGTTGCGTTCTGGGGATGCGTAAGAGGGCCCTAGTCTTTCAGCCAGTGACTGAGCTGAAGGACCAGACAGATTTTGA GCACCGAATCCCCAAAGAACAGTGGTGGCTGAAGCTGAGGCCAATCCTCAAAATCCTAGCCAAGTACGAGATTGATCTGGACACCTCTGACCACGCCCACCTGGAGCACATTTCAAGGAAGCGGTCTGGAGAAGCTGCTGTCTAG
- the Pfkm gene encoding ATP-dependent 6-phosphofructokinase, muscle type isoform X1, whose product MHKDEFQLKFFMCVFESRHVVRTSQSTAGGASTSNMIIPKLQPKTDFLKGLGSMDDPNTVGHIPILEIEWIMTHEEHHAARTLGVGKAIAVLTSGGDAQGMNAAVRAVVRVGIFTGARVFFVHEGYQGLVDGGEHIREATWESVSMMLQLGGTVIGSARCKDFREREGRLRAAHNLVKRGITNLCVIGGDGSLTGADTFRSEWSDLLNDLQKDGKITAEEATKSSYLNIVGLVGSIDNDFCGTDMTIGTDSALHRIVEIVDAITTTAQSHQRTFVLEVMGRHCGYLALVTSLSCGADWVFIPECPPDDDWEEHLCRRLSETRTRGSRLNIIIVAEGAIDKNGKPITSEDIKNLVVKRLGYDTRVTVLGHVQRGGTPSAFDRILGSRMGVEAVMALLEGTPDTPACVVSLSGNQAVRLPLMECVQVTKDVTKAMDEKRFDEAIKLRGRSFMNNWEVYKLLAHVRPPVSKGGLHTVAVMNVGAPAAGMNAAVRSTVRIGLIQGNRVLVVHDGFEGLAKGQIEEAGWSYVGGWTGQGGSKLGTKRTLPKKSLEQISANITKFNIQGLVIIGGFEAYTGGLELMEGRKQYDELCIPFVVIPATVSNNVPGSDFSIGADTALNTICTTCDRIKQSAAGTKRRVFIIETMGGYCGYLATMAGLAAGADAAYIFEEPFTIRDLQVNVEHLVQKMKTTVKRGLVLRNEKCNENYTTDFIFNLYSEEGKGIFDSRKNVLGHMQQGGSPTPFDRNFATKMGAKAMNWMSGKIKESYRNGRIFANTPDSGCVLGMRKRALVFQPVTELKDQTDFEHRIPKEQWWLKLRPILKILAKYEIDLDTSDHAHLEHISRKRSGEAAV is encoded by the exons AGTGGATCATGACCCATGAAGAGCACCATGCAGCCAGAACCCTGGGGGTTGGCAAGGCCATCGCCGTGTTGACCTCTGGTGGAGATGCCCAAG GTATGAATGCTGCCGTTAGGGCTGTAGTCCGAGTTGGCATCTTCACGGGCGCCCGCGTCTTCTTTGTCCATGAG GGTTACCAAGGCCTGGTGGACGGTGGTGAGCACATCAGGGAGGCCACCTGGGAGAGCGTGTCCATGATGCTTCAGCTG GGAGGCACAGTGATCGGAAGTGCCCGATGCAAGGACTTCCGGGAGCGAGAAGGACGACTCCGAGCCGCCCACAACCTGGTGAAGCGAGGGATCACCAATCTGTGTGTCATCGGAGGCGATGGCAGCCTCACTGGGGCTGACACTTTCCGTTCAGAGTGGAGCGACTTGTTGAATGACCTCCAGAAAGATG GGAAGATCACAGCAGAGGAGGCTACAAAGTCCAGCTACCTGAACATCGTGGGCCTCGTCGGCTCCATCGACAATGACTTCTGCGGCACCGACATGACCATTGGTACTGACTCTGCCCTGCACAGGATTGTGGAGATTGTAGACGCcatcaccaccactgctcagAG CCACCAGAGGACATTTGTGTTAGAAGTGATGGGCCGCCACTGTGG ATACCTGGCCCTtgtcacttccctgtcctgtggGGCCGACTGGGTTTTCATTCCTGAGTGTCCACCAGATGATGACTGGGAAGAACACCTTTGTCGCCGGCTCAGTGAG ACAAGAACCCGTGGTTCTCGTCTCAACATCATCATTGTTGCTGAAGGTGCAATCGACAAGAACGGAAAGCCAATCACCTCAGAAGACATCAAGAAC ctAGTGGTAAAGCGTCTTGGATATGACACCAGGGTCACTGTTTTGGGACATGTACAGCGGGGTGGGACACCATCAGCCTTTGACCGGATCCTG GGCAGCAGGATGGGTGTGGAAGCAGTGATGGCACTTTTGGAGGGGACCCCAGACACCCCAGCCTGTGTGGTGAGCCTCTCTGGTAACCAGGCAGTGCGCTTGCCCCTCATGGAGTGTGTCCAGGTG ACCAAAGACGTGACCAAGGCTATGGATGAGAAGAGATTTGATGAAGCCATTAAGCTGAGAGGCCG GAGCTTCATGAACAACTGGGAGGTGTACAAGCTTCTAGCTCATGTCAGACCCCCAGTCTCTAAG GGTGGCTTGCACACAGTGGCTGTGATGAATGTGGGGGCCCCAGCTGCTGGCATGAATGCTGCGGTCCGCTCTACTGTGAGGATTGGCCTTATCCAGGGCAACAGAGTGCTGGTCGTCCACGATGGCTTTGAGGGGCTGGCCAAAGGTCAG ATTGAGGAGGCTGGCTGGAGCTATGTTGGAGGCTGGACTGGTCAAGGTGGTTCCAAACTTGGTACTAAAAG GACTCTCCCCAAGAAGAGCCTGGAACAGATCAGTGCCAACATAACTAAGTTTAACATCCAGGGCCTTGTCATCATTGGGGGCTTTGAG GCTTACACAGGGGGCTTGGAGTTGATGGAGGGCAGGAAGCAGTATGATGAGCTCTGTATCCCGTTTGTGGTCATCCCGGCTACGGTTTCCAATAATGTCCCTGGCTCAGACTTCAGCATTGGGGCTGACACAGCACTGAACACCATCTGCACG ACTTGTGACCGGATTAAGCAGTCTGCAGCAGGCACCAAGCGTCGAGTGTTTATCATTGAGACTATGGGTGGCTACTGTGGTTATCTGGCCACCATGGCCGGACTGGCGGCTGGGGCTGATGCTGCCTACATTTTTGAGGAGCCCTTCACCATTCGAGATCTCCAG GTGAACGTTGAACATCTGGTACAGAAGATGAAAACAACTGTGAAGAGAGGCCTGGTACTGAG GAATGAGAAATGCAATGAGAACTACACTACTGACTTCATTTTCAACCTGTACTCTGAGGAGGGGAAGGGCATCTTTGACAGCAGGAAGAATGTGCTTGGCCACATGCAGCAG GGTGGAAGCCCAACTCCCTTTGACAGGAATTTTGCCACTAAGATGGGTGCTAAGGCTATGAATTGGATGTCTGGGAAAATCAAAGAGAGTTACCGTAATG GACGGATCTTTGCCAACACTCCGGACTCAGGTTGCGTTCTGGGGATGCGTAAGAGGGCCCTAGTCTTTCAGCCAGTGACTGAGCTGAAGGACCAGACAGATTTTGA GCACCGAATCCCCAAAGAACAGTGGTGGCTGAAGCTGAGGCCAATCCTCAAAATCCTAGCCAAGTACGAGATTGATCTGGACACCTCTGACCACGCCCACCTGGAGCACATTTCAAGGAAGCGGTCTGGAGAAGCTGCTGTCTAG